A part of Populus alba chromosome 8, ASM523922v2, whole genome shotgun sequence genomic DNA contains:
- the LOC118052345 gene encoding pumilio homolog 4 isoform X1 → MFTGSSNIEMLPTVDDYLQGGFGGNLEDNLQSELELILQACRRSQRIERDLDRYRSGSAPPTVEGSLSAVGSLFRNNNLSDINSVTSSNGNCNNVVLNEEEIRSHPSYLSYYYSHDSINPRLPPPLLSKEDWRVAQRFQSSGSMFGCIGNLRKNKVVEDSDSPSLFSIQPGLSVHKVDIDLTESSNSSRNNVIRNASSKWLDRGSSDLGLQRSRLGARRKSFADTLQEGLDQPTSMPGHLSSPASHTTFADLLDTTGECDPHQVGLHDGMESLEGLYSGAATTAFTGTQSHSNTFSHSFVSAVGSSLSRSTTPEQQLLGRPAISSLHPVGSRVGPIEKKNAVGMTVQKNHSSGITELGEIANTLSGLSLLNTRLTDQEIHTRGQLQMDLDSEPHFPFNMSNGAEQALHQQLIETSKVENLSFSTNHTDMPRNNRIIPNNNASKISYNGEVSIPRRTSSSTNLHSQMNSLGLGSLERSNVYHQNANIPIMDFTGHVPDDYSTLKLNSMIKNHFDAGGVGIGNGFNRLGNQVGSDLRSPVLEPSYSQSLQRMLDYATHAVARSSEPPVRDYFGTSEGDLDRIQKAYLETLLVQQKQQYELPILTKSGGLNQGYHRNSSYNLSMPYPENSAVKSMLPSVGSGGFQSGRASHLASVMRSSMGGSTGSWQSDIGCNAERKQSSSFMDEFKNNKTGSFELSDIVGHVVEFSTDQYGSRFIQQKLETASVEETNKIFPEIIPLARNLMTDVFGNYVIQKFLDQGTESQRMELASQLTGHVLPLSLQMYGCRVIQKALEVIDVDRQTEMVAELDGSVMKCIRDQNGNHVIQKCIECVPGDRIQFITSAFYGQVVALSTHPYGCRVIQRVLEHCKDMNTQQVIMDEIMQSVCALAQDQYGNYVIQHVLEHGKPQQRSVIIRKLAGQIVLMSQQKFASNVVEKCLTFGGPYERQLLVNEMLGSTDENEPLQAMMKDPFGNYVVQKVLETCDGRSLELILSRIRIHLSALKRYTYGKHIVSRIEKLIITGERRIRLSLAVSP, encoded by the exons ATGTTCACTGGTAGCAGTAACATAGAGATGCTACCGACTGTGGATGATTATCTACAAGGGGGGTTCGGTGGTAATTTAGAGGATAATTTGCAGAGCGAACTAGAACTGATTCTACAAGCATGTCGTCGTAGTCAACGCATAGAAAGGGATCTTGATAGATATAGGAGTGGCAGTGCTCCGCCTACTGTTGAGGGATCATTAAGCGCTGTGGGAAGCCTTTTTAGGAACAATAATTTGAGTGACATCAATAGTGTCACTAGTAGTAATGGTAACTGTAACAATGTGGTTTTGAACGAAGAGGAGATTCGCTCGCACCCATCTTACCTTTCGTATTACTATTCTCATGACAGCATTAACCCAAGATTGCCCCCACCTTTGTTGTCAAAGGAGGATTGGCGTGTTGCACAAAGGTTTCAGTCTTCAGGATCTATGTTTGGTTGTATTGGCAACTTGAGGAAGAATAAGGTGGTAGAAGATAGCGATAGTCCATCGCTGTTTTCAATACAGCCAGGACTTTCAGTGCATAAGGTTGACATTGATTTGACAGAATCGAGTAATTCAAGTAGAAATAATGTCATCAGGAATGCTTCATCCAAGTGGCTTGATAGAGGTTCCAGTGATCTTGGATTGCAGCGCTCCAGGCTTGGTGCAAGGAGGAAAAGTTTTGCTGACACTCTACAG GAAGGACTTGATCAGCCCACTTCTATGCCAGGTCACCTATCTTCCCCAGCAAGTCATACTACTTTTGCTGATCTTCTGGATACAACTGGTGAATGTGATCCTCATCAAGTTGGGTTACATGATGGAATGGAATCCCTGGAAGGCTTGTATTCTGGAGCAGCTACCACTGCCTTCACAGGAACTCAAAGCCACAGCAATACCTTTTCTCACTCCTTTGTATCTGCTGTGGGCTCATCATTGTCTAGGAGTACAACACCTGAACAGCAGCTGCTTGGGAGGCCTGCTATTTCTAGTCTACATCCTGTTGGCAGCAGAGTTGGTCCTATTGAGAAGAAGAATGCTGTTGGCATGACTGtccaaaaaaatcattcttctGGGATTACCGAGCTTGGGGAAATTGCTAATACGTTGTCTGGATTAAGCCTTTTGAACACTAGACTCACAGATCAGGAGATTCATACACGAGGCCAACTGCAAATGGATCTGGACAGTGAGCCACATTTTCCTTTTAACATGTCAAATGGTGCTGAGCAGGCTCTGCATCAGCAACTCATAGAAACATCGAAGGTAGAAAATCTCTCATTTTCTACCAACCATACTGATATGCCGAGAAACAACAGGATCATACCAAACAATAATGCTTCTAAGATAAGTTATAATGGAGAAGTTAGTATTCCCAGAAGAACTTCTTCTTCTACCAATCTTCACTCACAAATGAATTCCTTGGGCCTTGGAAGTTTGGAAAGATCAAATGTTTATCATCAAAATGCAAATATTCCAATTATGGATTTCACTGGCCATGTACCTGATGATTATTCGACACTGAAACTGAATTCAATGATCAAGAATCATTTTGACGCAG gTGGTGTTGGAATTGGGAATGGTTTCAATAGACTGGGAAATCAAGTAGGGTCTGATCTTCGTTCTCCAGTTCTGGAACCAAGCTATAGTCAGTCCTTGCAAAGAATGTTGGATTATGCAACACATGCTGTAGCTAGGTCAAGTGAGCCTCCAGTTAGAGATTATTTTGGCACTTCGGAGGGAGACTTGGACAGGATTCAAAAAGCTTATCTTGAGACATTGCTTGTTCAACAGAAGCAACAATACGAATTGCCAATTCTAACCAAATCTGGTGGGTTGAATCAGGGATACCATAGGAATTCATCTTATAATCTTAGCATGCCATATCCAGAGAACTCAGCAGTGAAATCTATGCTTCCTTCTGTTGGATCTGGGGGTTTTCAGAGTGGGCGAGCTTCACACTTAGCTTCCGTGATGAGGAGTTCGATGGGAGGATCCACTGGGTCATGGCAGTCTGATATTGGCTGCAATGCTGAAAGAAAACAGTCTTCATCCTTTATGGATGAATTTAAGAACAACAAGACTGGTTCTTTTGAACTTTCAGACATTGTTGGCCATGTTGTTGAATTCAG CACAGATCAGTATGGAAGTCGGTTTATTCAGCAGAAACTAGAAACTGCTTCAGTTGAAGAGACGAACAAGATATTCCCTGAGATTATTCCTCTTGCTCGTAACTTGATGACTGATGTTTTTGGAAATTATGTTATACAAAAg TTTCTTGATCAAGGTACAGAAAGTCAAAGAATGGAGTTAGCTAGTCAGCTTACTGGTCATGTTTTACCTCTCAGTCTTCAAATGTATGGGTGCAGAGTAATCCAGAAG GCTTTGGAGGTGATTGACGTGGATCGACAGACTGAAATGGTGGCAGAGCTAGATGGCTCTGTCATGAAATGTATTCGTGATCAGAATGGTAATCATGTTATTCAGAAGTGTATAGAGTGTGTTCCAGGAGATCGAATACAGTTCATCACCTCAGCTTTCTATGGGCAAGTTGTGGCCCTTTCCACCCACCCTTATGGTTGCCGTGTTATCCAG AGGGTCTTGGAGCATTGTAAGGACATGAATACACAGCAAGTTATTATGGATGAAATTATGCAGTCTGTATGCGCTTTGGCACAAGATCAATATGGAAATTATGTCATTCAG cATGTCCTGGAGCATGGTAAGCCACAACAACGATCTGTTATTATTAGAAAGCTTGCAGGACAGATTGTTTTGATGAGTCAGCAGAAATTTGCTTCTAATGTTGTGGAGAAGTGCTTGACATTTGGTGGCCCTTATGAGCGCCAGCTTTTGGTGAATGAGATGCTTGGTTCCACTGATGAAAATGAGCCCTTGCAG GCTATGATGAAAGATCCGTTTGGAAATTATGTTGTACAAAAGGTTCTTGAGACCTGCGATGGTCGAAGTCTAGAGTTAATTCTTTCTCGCATTAGGATTCATTTGAGTGCCCTGAAGAGATACACTTATGGTAAACATATTGTTTCGCGCATTGAGAAGCTCATCATAACTGGAG AAAGGCGTATCCGATTGTCACTCGCAGTCTCCCCCTGA
- the LOC118052345 gene encoding pumilio homolog 4 isoform X2, producing MFTGSSNIEMLPTVDDYLQGGFGGNLEDNLQSELELILQACRRSQRIERDLDRYRSGSAPPTVEGSLSAVGSLFRNNNLSDINSVTSSNGNCNNVVLNEEEIRSHPSYLSYYYSHDSINPRLPPPLLSKEDWRVAQRFQSSGSMFGCIGNLRKNKVVEDSDSPSLFSIQPGLSVHKVDIDLTESSNSSRNNVIRNASSKWLDRGSSDLGLQRSRLGARRKSFADTLQEGLDQPTSMPGHLSSPASHTTFADLLDTTGECDPHQVGLHDGMESLEGLYSGAATTAFTGTQSHSNTFSHSFVSAVGSSLSRSTTPEQQLLGRPAISSLHPVGSRVGPIEKKISYNGEVSIPRRTSSSTNLHSQMNSLGLGSLERSNVYHQNANIPIMDFTGHVPDDYSTLKLNSMIKNHFDAGGVGIGNGFNRLGNQVGSDLRSPVLEPSYSQSLQRMLDYATHAVARSSEPPVRDYFGTSEGDLDRIQKAYLETLLVQQKQQYELPILTKSGGLNQGYHRNSSYNLSMPYPENSAVKSMLPSVGSGGFQSGRASHLASVMRSSMGGSTGSWQSDIGCNAERKQSSSFMDEFKNNKTGSFELSDIVGHVVEFSTDQYGSRFIQQKLETASVEETNKIFPEIIPLARNLMTDVFGNYVIQKFLDQGTESQRMELASQLTGHVLPLSLQMYGCRVIQKALEVIDVDRQTEMVAELDGSVMKCIRDQNGNHVIQKCIECVPGDRIQFITSAFYGQVVALSTHPYGCRVIQRVLEHCKDMNTQQVIMDEIMQSVCALAQDQYGNYVIQHVLEHGKPQQRSVIIRKLAGQIVLMSQQKFASNVVEKCLTFGGPYERQLLVNEMLGSTDENEPLQAMMKDPFGNYVVQKVLETCDGRSLELILSRIRIHLSALKRYTYGKHIVSRIEKLIITGERRIRLSLAVSP from the exons ATGTTCACTGGTAGCAGTAACATAGAGATGCTACCGACTGTGGATGATTATCTACAAGGGGGGTTCGGTGGTAATTTAGAGGATAATTTGCAGAGCGAACTAGAACTGATTCTACAAGCATGTCGTCGTAGTCAACGCATAGAAAGGGATCTTGATAGATATAGGAGTGGCAGTGCTCCGCCTACTGTTGAGGGATCATTAAGCGCTGTGGGAAGCCTTTTTAGGAACAATAATTTGAGTGACATCAATAGTGTCACTAGTAGTAATGGTAACTGTAACAATGTGGTTTTGAACGAAGAGGAGATTCGCTCGCACCCATCTTACCTTTCGTATTACTATTCTCATGACAGCATTAACCCAAGATTGCCCCCACCTTTGTTGTCAAAGGAGGATTGGCGTGTTGCACAAAGGTTTCAGTCTTCAGGATCTATGTTTGGTTGTATTGGCAACTTGAGGAAGAATAAGGTGGTAGAAGATAGCGATAGTCCATCGCTGTTTTCAATACAGCCAGGACTTTCAGTGCATAAGGTTGACATTGATTTGACAGAATCGAGTAATTCAAGTAGAAATAATGTCATCAGGAATGCTTCATCCAAGTGGCTTGATAGAGGTTCCAGTGATCTTGGATTGCAGCGCTCCAGGCTTGGTGCAAGGAGGAAAAGTTTTGCTGACACTCTACAG GAAGGACTTGATCAGCCCACTTCTATGCCAGGTCACCTATCTTCCCCAGCAAGTCATACTACTTTTGCTGATCTTCTGGATACAACTGGTGAATGTGATCCTCATCAAGTTGGGTTACATGATGGAATGGAATCCCTGGAAGGCTTGTATTCTGGAGCAGCTACCACTGCCTTCACAGGAACTCAAAGCCACAGCAATACCTTTTCTCACTCCTTTGTATCTGCTGTGGGCTCATCATTGTCTAGGAGTACAACACCTGAACAGCAGCTGCTTGGGAGGCCTGCTATTTCTAGTCTACATCCTGTTGGCAGCAGAGTTGGTCCTATTGAGAAG AAGATAAGTTATAATGGAGAAGTTAGTATTCCCAGAAGAACTTCTTCTTCTACCAATCTTCACTCACAAATGAATTCCTTGGGCCTTGGAAGTTTGGAAAGATCAAATGTTTATCATCAAAATGCAAATATTCCAATTATGGATTTCACTGGCCATGTACCTGATGATTATTCGACACTGAAACTGAATTCAATGATCAAGAATCATTTTGACGCAG gTGGTGTTGGAATTGGGAATGGTTTCAATAGACTGGGAAATCAAGTAGGGTCTGATCTTCGTTCTCCAGTTCTGGAACCAAGCTATAGTCAGTCCTTGCAAAGAATGTTGGATTATGCAACACATGCTGTAGCTAGGTCAAGTGAGCCTCCAGTTAGAGATTATTTTGGCACTTCGGAGGGAGACTTGGACAGGATTCAAAAAGCTTATCTTGAGACATTGCTTGTTCAACAGAAGCAACAATACGAATTGCCAATTCTAACCAAATCTGGTGGGTTGAATCAGGGATACCATAGGAATTCATCTTATAATCTTAGCATGCCATATCCAGAGAACTCAGCAGTGAAATCTATGCTTCCTTCTGTTGGATCTGGGGGTTTTCAGAGTGGGCGAGCTTCACACTTAGCTTCCGTGATGAGGAGTTCGATGGGAGGATCCACTGGGTCATGGCAGTCTGATATTGGCTGCAATGCTGAAAGAAAACAGTCTTCATCCTTTATGGATGAATTTAAGAACAACAAGACTGGTTCTTTTGAACTTTCAGACATTGTTGGCCATGTTGTTGAATTCAG CACAGATCAGTATGGAAGTCGGTTTATTCAGCAGAAACTAGAAACTGCTTCAGTTGAAGAGACGAACAAGATATTCCCTGAGATTATTCCTCTTGCTCGTAACTTGATGACTGATGTTTTTGGAAATTATGTTATACAAAAg TTTCTTGATCAAGGTACAGAAAGTCAAAGAATGGAGTTAGCTAGTCAGCTTACTGGTCATGTTTTACCTCTCAGTCTTCAAATGTATGGGTGCAGAGTAATCCAGAAG GCTTTGGAGGTGATTGACGTGGATCGACAGACTGAAATGGTGGCAGAGCTAGATGGCTCTGTCATGAAATGTATTCGTGATCAGAATGGTAATCATGTTATTCAGAAGTGTATAGAGTGTGTTCCAGGAGATCGAATACAGTTCATCACCTCAGCTTTCTATGGGCAAGTTGTGGCCCTTTCCACCCACCCTTATGGTTGCCGTGTTATCCAG AGGGTCTTGGAGCATTGTAAGGACATGAATACACAGCAAGTTATTATGGATGAAATTATGCAGTCTGTATGCGCTTTGGCACAAGATCAATATGGAAATTATGTCATTCAG cATGTCCTGGAGCATGGTAAGCCACAACAACGATCTGTTATTATTAGAAAGCTTGCAGGACAGATTGTTTTGATGAGTCAGCAGAAATTTGCTTCTAATGTTGTGGAGAAGTGCTTGACATTTGGTGGCCCTTATGAGCGCCAGCTTTTGGTGAATGAGATGCTTGGTTCCACTGATGAAAATGAGCCCTTGCAG GCTATGATGAAAGATCCGTTTGGAAATTATGTTGTACAAAAGGTTCTTGAGACCTGCGATGGTCGAAGTCTAGAGTTAATTCTTTCTCGCATTAGGATTCATTTGAGTGCCCTGAAGAGATACACTTATGGTAAACATATTGTTTCGCGCATTGAGAAGCTCATCATAACTGGAG AAAGGCGTATCCGATTGTCACTCGCAGTCTCCCCCTGA
- the LOC118052345 gene encoding pumilio homolog 4 isoform X3 — protein MFTGSSNIEMLPTVDDYLQGGFGGNLEDNLQSELELILQACRRSQRIERDLDRYRSGSAPPTVEGSLSAVGSLFRNNNLSDINSVTSSNGNCNNVVLNEEEIRSHPSYLSYYYSHDSINPRLPPPLLSKEDWRVAQRFQSSGSMFGCIGNLRKNKVVEDSDSPSLFSIQPGLSVHKVDIDLTESSNSSRNNVIRNASSKWLDRGSSDLGLQRSRLGARRKSFADTLQEGLDQPTSMPGHLSSPASHTTFADLLDTTGECDPHQVGLHDGMESLEGLYSGAATTAFTGTQSHSNTFSHSFVSAVGSSLSRSTTPEQQLLGRPAISSLHPVGSRVGPIEKKNAVGMTVQKNHSSGITELGEIANTLSGLSLLNTRLTDQEIHTRGQLQMDLDSEPHFPFNMSNGAEQALHQQLIETSKVENLSFSTNHTDMPRNNRIIPNNNASKISYNGEVSIPRRTSSSTNLHSQMNSLGLGSLERSNVYHQNANIPIMDFTGHVPDDYSTLKLNSMIKNHFDAGGVGIGNGFNRLGNQVGSDLRSPVLEPSYSQSLQRMLDYATHAVARSSEPPVRDYFGTSEGDLDRIQKAYLETLLVQQKQQYELPILTKSGGLNQGYHRNSSYNLSMPYPENSAVKSMLPSVGSGGFQSGRASHLASVMRSSMGGSTGSWQSDIGCNAERKQSSSFMDEFKNNKTGSFELSDIVGHVVEFSTDQYGSRFIQQKLETASVEETNKIFPEIIPLARNLMTDVFGNYVIQKFLDQGTESQRMELASQLTGHVLPLSLQMYGCRVIQKALEVIDVDRQTEMVAELDGSVMKCIRDQNGNHVIQKCIECVPGDRIQFITSAFYGQVVALSTHPYGCRVIQRVLEHCKDMNTQQVIMDEIMQSVCALAQDQYGNYVIQETGKLFPCERSYIADMS, from the exons ATGTTCACTGGTAGCAGTAACATAGAGATGCTACCGACTGTGGATGATTATCTACAAGGGGGGTTCGGTGGTAATTTAGAGGATAATTTGCAGAGCGAACTAGAACTGATTCTACAAGCATGTCGTCGTAGTCAACGCATAGAAAGGGATCTTGATAGATATAGGAGTGGCAGTGCTCCGCCTACTGTTGAGGGATCATTAAGCGCTGTGGGAAGCCTTTTTAGGAACAATAATTTGAGTGACATCAATAGTGTCACTAGTAGTAATGGTAACTGTAACAATGTGGTTTTGAACGAAGAGGAGATTCGCTCGCACCCATCTTACCTTTCGTATTACTATTCTCATGACAGCATTAACCCAAGATTGCCCCCACCTTTGTTGTCAAAGGAGGATTGGCGTGTTGCACAAAGGTTTCAGTCTTCAGGATCTATGTTTGGTTGTATTGGCAACTTGAGGAAGAATAAGGTGGTAGAAGATAGCGATAGTCCATCGCTGTTTTCAATACAGCCAGGACTTTCAGTGCATAAGGTTGACATTGATTTGACAGAATCGAGTAATTCAAGTAGAAATAATGTCATCAGGAATGCTTCATCCAAGTGGCTTGATAGAGGTTCCAGTGATCTTGGATTGCAGCGCTCCAGGCTTGGTGCAAGGAGGAAAAGTTTTGCTGACACTCTACAG GAAGGACTTGATCAGCCCACTTCTATGCCAGGTCACCTATCTTCCCCAGCAAGTCATACTACTTTTGCTGATCTTCTGGATACAACTGGTGAATGTGATCCTCATCAAGTTGGGTTACATGATGGAATGGAATCCCTGGAAGGCTTGTATTCTGGAGCAGCTACCACTGCCTTCACAGGAACTCAAAGCCACAGCAATACCTTTTCTCACTCCTTTGTATCTGCTGTGGGCTCATCATTGTCTAGGAGTACAACACCTGAACAGCAGCTGCTTGGGAGGCCTGCTATTTCTAGTCTACATCCTGTTGGCAGCAGAGTTGGTCCTATTGAGAAGAAGAATGCTGTTGGCATGACTGtccaaaaaaatcattcttctGGGATTACCGAGCTTGGGGAAATTGCTAATACGTTGTCTGGATTAAGCCTTTTGAACACTAGACTCACAGATCAGGAGATTCATACACGAGGCCAACTGCAAATGGATCTGGACAGTGAGCCACATTTTCCTTTTAACATGTCAAATGGTGCTGAGCAGGCTCTGCATCAGCAACTCATAGAAACATCGAAGGTAGAAAATCTCTCATTTTCTACCAACCATACTGATATGCCGAGAAACAACAGGATCATACCAAACAATAATGCTTCTAAGATAAGTTATAATGGAGAAGTTAGTATTCCCAGAAGAACTTCTTCTTCTACCAATCTTCACTCACAAATGAATTCCTTGGGCCTTGGAAGTTTGGAAAGATCAAATGTTTATCATCAAAATGCAAATATTCCAATTATGGATTTCACTGGCCATGTACCTGATGATTATTCGACACTGAAACTGAATTCAATGATCAAGAATCATTTTGACGCAG gTGGTGTTGGAATTGGGAATGGTTTCAATAGACTGGGAAATCAAGTAGGGTCTGATCTTCGTTCTCCAGTTCTGGAACCAAGCTATAGTCAGTCCTTGCAAAGAATGTTGGATTATGCAACACATGCTGTAGCTAGGTCAAGTGAGCCTCCAGTTAGAGATTATTTTGGCACTTCGGAGGGAGACTTGGACAGGATTCAAAAAGCTTATCTTGAGACATTGCTTGTTCAACAGAAGCAACAATACGAATTGCCAATTCTAACCAAATCTGGTGGGTTGAATCAGGGATACCATAGGAATTCATCTTATAATCTTAGCATGCCATATCCAGAGAACTCAGCAGTGAAATCTATGCTTCCTTCTGTTGGATCTGGGGGTTTTCAGAGTGGGCGAGCTTCACACTTAGCTTCCGTGATGAGGAGTTCGATGGGAGGATCCACTGGGTCATGGCAGTCTGATATTGGCTGCAATGCTGAAAGAAAACAGTCTTCATCCTTTATGGATGAATTTAAGAACAACAAGACTGGTTCTTTTGAACTTTCAGACATTGTTGGCCATGTTGTTGAATTCAG CACAGATCAGTATGGAAGTCGGTTTATTCAGCAGAAACTAGAAACTGCTTCAGTTGAAGAGACGAACAAGATATTCCCTGAGATTATTCCTCTTGCTCGTAACTTGATGACTGATGTTTTTGGAAATTATGTTATACAAAAg TTTCTTGATCAAGGTACAGAAAGTCAAAGAATGGAGTTAGCTAGTCAGCTTACTGGTCATGTTTTACCTCTCAGTCTTCAAATGTATGGGTGCAGAGTAATCCAGAAG GCTTTGGAGGTGATTGACGTGGATCGACAGACTGAAATGGTGGCAGAGCTAGATGGCTCTGTCATGAAATGTATTCGTGATCAGAATGGTAATCATGTTATTCAGAAGTGTATAGAGTGTGTTCCAGGAGATCGAATACAGTTCATCACCTCAGCTTTCTATGGGCAAGTTGTGGCCCTTTCCACCCACCCTTATGGTTGCCGTGTTATCCAG AGGGTCTTGGAGCATTGTAAGGACATGAATACACAGCAAGTTATTATGGATGAAATTATGCAGTCTGTATGCGCTTTGGCACAAGATCAATATGGAAATTATGTCATTCAG GAGACTGGAAAATTATTTCCATGTGAAAGATCATATATTGCAGATATGAGTTAA